The following proteins come from a genomic window of Bartonella apihabitans:
- a CDS encoding TonB-dependent receptor, which produces MFCFSYKCKYILLAGISALATTSQSVAQTATELETIVIEGEKNKYKSQKTPASITQISRQDVEDAGLQNIKDIANTTPNVVLNDQGSQRFTVNTIRGIGNTIRTNYFNSSLGIYLDGVPLTTAEFSQRLGNIENIEILRGPQGTLFGHNTAAGVINLTSRKPGDKSEFDVESTVGNLGQRQGSIWFGGPITGKDLTSTLFFDYSHRNGYTDYLDSSGTIDGLETYTGSGSIHYKPDNQLTIVLSGSIERVNQGSYAYQPFDQYKKRVLDISPPNKEVRDSQNMNANVTYDFGKMQVVAITGFQHYDLSADQDLNYNHIVSTMGGGSTTSDEKGHQISQEFRLKGEIDRLSWLVGSFFLNESSDYDYLFNMRAFGSPSLNASHYKRREIAGFGEVTWNIIGGLDLTTGIRVSDEKHALLTNNSFDQSASFNMATPKYRIAYRFDDEKLVYISAVRGAKSGGYNRIAADRAFDPEYLWNYEAGLKTQWFDKKLTLNSSIYYIDWKDQQVSSLVGANIVQIVNAGRSHSKGIELEADWQPIEGLDLSGYLGIISGEYDTFIGSTGKNLAGNKLVNTPSTTAGVAGQYRWALQSLPFDAFMRAEYHFIGDQYFDVDNKLEQEGYGLVNLRIGVEKNGFSSTLFVKNLFDKDYRAFGYRDFENSPFASNVAVAGQSRMIGVTLKARF; this is translated from the coding sequence ATGTTTTGTTTTTCTTATAAATGTAAATATATTTTATTAGCGGGCATATCGGCTCTTGCGACCACTTCTCAAAGTGTTGCACAAACCGCAACAGAACTTGAGACGATCGTAATCGAGGGAGAAAAAAATAAATATAAAAGTCAAAAAACGCCGGCAAGTATCACACAAATTTCTCGTCAGGATGTTGAAGATGCAGGGCTTCAAAATATTAAAGATATCGCCAACACAACACCCAATGTCGTTTTGAATGATCAAGGGTCCCAGCGTTTTACTGTAAATACCATACGCGGCATCGGTAATACAATTCGAACAAACTATTTCAACAGTTCTCTCGGCATCTACCTTGATGGTGTTCCTTTAACAACAGCCGAATTCAGCCAAAGGTTGGGAAATATTGAAAATATCGAGATTCTTCGCGGACCTCAGGGAACCCTTTTTGGTCATAATACAGCTGCTGGCGTAATTAACCTGACCAGCCGGAAACCGGGTGACAAATCTGAATTTGATGTTGAATCAACAGTTGGTAATCTGGGACAGCGGCAGGGAAGCATATGGTTCGGTGGCCCAATAACCGGAAAAGATTTAACCAGCACCTTATTTTTTGATTATTCCCATCGTAACGGATATACAGATTATCTCGACTCTTCAGGTACTATAGATGGTCTTGAGACATATACCGGCTCAGGATCTATCCATTATAAACCCGATAATCAGCTCACTATCGTTTTAAGTGGATCAATTGAACGCGTTAATCAGGGCAGTTATGCCTATCAACCATTCGATCAATATAAAAAACGTGTCCTTGATATTTCTCCTCCCAATAAAGAAGTGCGTGACAGCCAAAATATGAATGCGAACGTCACTTATGATTTTGGAAAAATGCAAGTCGTAGCAATTACCGGTTTTCAACATTATGATTTATCTGCAGATCAGGATTTGAATTATAACCATATTGTTTCCACGATGGGTGGAGGAAGCACGACTTCCGACGAAAAAGGTCACCAAATCAGCCAGGAATTTCGTTTAAAAGGCGAGATCGACCGACTTAGTTGGCTAGTTGGCAGTTTTTTTCTAAATGAAAGCAGTGATTATGATTATCTTTTCAATATGCGTGCGTTCGGTTCCCCTTCCTTAAATGCATCCCATTATAAACGTAGAGAAATTGCCGGTTTTGGTGAAGTTACCTGGAACATTATAGGAGGACTTGACCTGACCACGGGTATACGTGTTTCTGATGAAAAACACGCTCTTTTAACGAATAATTCCTTTGATCAATCCGCAAGCTTTAACATGGCAACCCCGAAATATCGTATTGCCTATCGTTTTGACGATGAAAAGCTCGTTTATATATCGGCGGTCAGGGGAGCAAAATCGGGAGGTTACAATCGTATCGCGGCAGATCGTGCTTTCGATCCGGAATATTTATGGAATTATGAAGCCGGATTGAAAACACAATGGTTTGACAAAAAGCTGACCCTGAATAGCTCGATATATTACATTGATTGGAAAGACCAACAAGTCAGCTCATTGGTTGGTGCCAATATTGTGCAAATTGTTAATGCGGGACGTTCACATAGCAAGGGTATCGAACTTGAAGCGGACTGGCAGCCGATAGAGGGGCTGGATCTATCCGGTTATCTGGGGATAATTAGCGGTGAATATGATACATTTATCGGTTCTACCGGTAAAAATCTCGCCGGTAATAAATTGGTAAATACTCCCTCTACGACAGCCGGTGTTGCAGGACAATATAGATGGGCGCTCCAGTCACTCCCTTTCGATGCTTTTATGCGAGCTGAATACCACTTTATCGGTGACCAATATTTTGACGTGGACAATAAATTGGAACAGGAAGGATACGGGCTGGTTAATCTACGAATTGGTGTCGAAAAAAATGGTTTTTCGTCAACTTTGTTCGTTAAAAACCTCTTTGATAAAGATTATCGCGCCTTCGGGTATCGTGACTTTGAAAATAGTCCATTTGCCAGTAATGTAGCTGTAGCCGGGCAATCACGTATGATTGGTGTAACACTGAAAGCCCGCTTCTAA
- a CDS encoding MFS transporter — translation MTIAQRTNTGLTLTAIGMLYLTQGIPMGLAFLALPAILRNLGISADSIGMIGLVILPWSLKIFWAPFIDRFSNKHIGGRRYFIILAQLLTIILYFFLIFLSFITSSTGVLLSIIFLINLVCATQDIATDGWVIELLKGPDLAWANGLQISGFALGMLLGGSVTLFIFTYGGWSATIATIMLITLFSIIPVFLVKSSSPTPPVEITRYTPSLRKLLQRKDVFYILSVAGLFYFSNTLTSTMTGPFLIDRGFSLIDVGNVTGIAASATIVVGGIIGGWLTRVFNVKKVAVFSSLIAAISLFFWWFLALLPQIFLSSVLVVSFISGLASGISYVAFFTLFMHWSSLKQAGTDFTATQCMESWTNSIAAIIAGQIAAHLGFKTTFLISPVLGLIFLSWIAFVLFKKI, via the coding sequence ATGACAATTGCGCAACGAACCAATACAGGCCTTACTCTTACTGCAATAGGAATGCTTTATTTGACTCAAGGCATACCTATGGGACTCGCTTTTCTCGCTTTACCAGCAATATTGCGTAACCTGGGCATTTCCGCTGACTCTATCGGTATGATAGGACTTGTTATATTGCCTTGGTCGCTAAAGATCTTTTGGGCACCCTTCATTGACAGATTCAGCAATAAACATATAGGTGGCCGCCGTTATTTTATCATATTGGCTCAACTACTTACAATTATTCTTTATTTTTTTCTTATATTTTTGAGTTTTATAACTTCATCAACCGGCGTTTTATTGTCGATCATATTTTTGATCAACCTCGTATGTGCTACTCAAGACATAGCAACAGATGGCTGGGTAATAGAATTATTGAAAGGTCCCGATCTAGCCTGGGCAAATGGTTTGCAAATCAGTGGATTTGCTTTGGGTATGTTACTTGGCGGTTCTGTTACCTTATTTATTTTCACCTATGGTGGATGGTCTGCGACTATTGCAACGATCATGCTTATTACCCTTTTCAGCATCATTCCAGTGTTTCTTGTGAAGAGTTCAAGCCCTACCCCACCAGTAGAGATAACACGTTACACGCCGAGCCTACGCAAATTATTGCAACGTAAAGATGTTTTTTATATTTTATCTGTTGCCGGTCTGTTTTATTTTTCGAATACCCTAACTTCGACCATGACAGGTCCCTTTTTGATCGATAGGGGCTTCTCGTTAATTGATGTCGGCAATGTAACAGGCATTGCCGCCTCGGCGACTATTGTTGTCGGAGGCATTATCGGGGGGTGGCTAACACGTGTGTTCAACGTGAAAAAAGTGGCTGTCTTTTCAAGTTTGATTGCTGCGATCAGTTTATTTTTTTGGTGGTTTCTCGCTCTTTTACCGCAGATATTCCTAAGTTCCGTTTTAGTGGTCAGCTTTATTAGCGGTTTGGCAAGTGGCATTTCATATGTAGCATTTTTTACGCTGTTCATGCACTGGTCATCATTAAAACAGGCCGGAACCGATTTCACAGCTACGCAATGCATGGAAAGCTGGACAAATAGTATTGCTGCGATTATTGCCGGTCAGATTGCCGCTCACTTGGGCTTTAAAACAACTTTTTTGATTTCACCTGTTCTCGGTCTTATATTTTTATCTTGGATAGCATTTGTTTTATTTAAAAAAATATAG
- a CDS encoding amino acid ABC transporter ATP-binding protein yields the protein MIEIDNVHKSFGALKVLKGVSMTVNKGEVVSIIGGSGSGKSTLLMCINGLEKIDSGAIKVDGTDVFSPSTNLDKLRQKIGIVFQQWNAFPHLTVIENVSLAPRKVLKMSKEQAREIAIKQLEHVGLGQKLDVYPNKLSGGQQQRMAIARALAMSPDYMLFDEATSALDPQLVGEVLDTMRLLAEEGMTMVLVTHEISFARDVSNRVAFFHQGQIHEIGTPDEVIRNPQRPETVAFLQSVR from the coding sequence ATGATTGAGATTGATAATGTTCATAAATCCTTTGGTGCCTTGAAGGTTCTCAAAGGCGTTTCAATGACTGTTAACAAAGGTGAAGTTGTTTCCATTATCGGCGGTTCGGGATCCGGAAAGTCGACACTGTTGATGTGTATTAACGGTCTTGAAAAAATTGATAGCGGAGCGATCAAAGTCGACGGTACGGATGTATTTTCTCCATCTACCAACCTTGACAAATTAAGACAGAAAATCGGCATTGTTTTTCAGCAATGGAATGCATTCCCGCATTTGACTGTTATAGAGAATGTTTCATTGGCTCCTCGTAAAGTCCTGAAAATGTCAAAAGAACAGGCAAGGGAAATTGCCATCAAACAATTGGAACATGTCGGTTTGGGGCAAAAGCTTGATGTCTATCCGAATAAACTGTCCGGTGGACAACAACAGCGTATGGCGATTGCCCGTGCACTTGCCATGTCACCGGATTATATGCTTTTCGATGAGGCAACCTCCGCTCTTGACCCGCAACTTGTTGGCGAGGTTTTGGATACTATGCGCCTGCTTGCAGAAGAAGGAATGACAATGGTTCTTGTTACCCATGAAATTTCCTTTGCAAGAGATGTTTCGAACCGCGTGGCTTTTTTCCACCAAGGCCAAATCCACGAAATCGGTACGCCTGACGAGGTCATCAGAAATCCACAACGTCCGGAAACAGTCGCTTTTCTCCAGTCTGTTCGCTAA
- a CDS encoding dihydrodipicolinate synthase family protein: protein MDSSIFSGVIPALMTPCKQDRTPDFSALVAKAKELIATGMSAVVYCGSMGDWPLLTDEQRMEGVESLVKAGIPVIVGTGAVNTKTAVRHAAHAQKVGAKGLMVIPRVLSRGSVVSAQKNHFKAILSAAPDLPAVIYNSPYYGFATRADLFFALRAEHKNLIGFKEFGGPDDMLYAAENITSRDDNVSLMIGVDTTVVHGYVNCGATGAITGIGNVLPKEVIHLCRLCEAAAKGDVEARQRAEELEQALAILSSFDAGSDLVLFFKYMMVLKGEKAYKLHFNETDELTESQRGFVEKQLKLFDTWYKKWSELPGAVQKYKVA, encoded by the coding sequence ATGGATTCTAGTATATTTTCAGGGGTCATCCCTGCATTAATGACGCCTTGCAAACAGGACCGGACACCGGATTTTTCTGCTCTTGTTGCAAAAGCGAAAGAGCTGATCGCCACAGGAATGTCGGCTGTGGTCTATTGCGGATCAATGGGCGACTGGCCACTCTTGACCGATGAACAACGTATGGAAGGCGTTGAAAGCCTGGTTAAAGCTGGAATTCCGGTCATTGTCGGCACCGGTGCGGTTAACACGAAAACTGCGGTCAGACATGCGGCTCATGCCCAGAAGGTTGGTGCAAAAGGTTTGATGGTTATTCCGCGCGTTCTCTCGCGTGGTAGTGTAGTGTCCGCCCAGAAGAACCATTTCAAAGCTATTTTATCGGCAGCTCCCGACCTTCCTGCCGTAATTTATAACAGCCCCTATTATGGATTTGCTACGCGCGCCGATCTTTTTTTCGCTTTACGGGCAGAACATAAAAACCTGATCGGCTTCAAAGAATTCGGCGGGCCTGATGACATGCTCTACGCCGCCGAAAACATTACAAGCCGTGACGACAATGTCTCTCTTATGATCGGTGTTGATACAACAGTTGTCCATGGTTATGTCAATTGTGGTGCCACAGGCGCAATCACCGGAATAGGAAATGTCTTGCCGAAAGAAGTCATCCACCTATGCCGTCTGTGTGAAGCCGCCGCAAAGGGAGATGTCGAAGCACGCCAACGCGCTGAAGAACTCGAGCAAGCTCTGGCTATTCTTTCATCATTCGATGCCGGTTCCGATCTTGTACTATTTTTCAAATATATGATGGTTTTGAAAGGCGAAAAAGCCTATAAGCTCCATTTCAATGAAACCGACGAACTCACAGAAAGCCAGCGTGGATTTGTCGAAAAGCAGCTTAAGCTGTTTGATACATGGTATAAGAAATGGAGTGAATTGCCGGGAGCAGTTCAAAAATACAAAGTCGCATAA
- a CDS encoding antibiotic biosynthesis monooxygenase yields MTKFFSKTPIPPYYIVAFSSRRTEGDNGYAEMAKAMEELALQQPGCLGAESARSADGFGITNSFWKDEASMEAWKANVDHKLAQKLGREIFYSHYVIRVAKVERDYSFEKADMQI; encoded by the coding sequence ATGACGAAGTTTTTTTCAAAAACGCCCATTCCTCCCTATTACATTGTTGCTTTTTCATCCCGAAGGACAGAAGGAGACAATGGTTACGCAGAAATGGCAAAAGCTATGGAAGAACTGGCATTACAGCAACCGGGTTGTCTTGGTGCTGAAAGTGCTCGTAGCGCTGATGGTTTCGGCATTACCAACTCGTTCTGGAAAGATGAAGCGAGCATGGAGGCTTGGAAAGCAAATGTCGACCATAAACTTGCCCAGAAACTCGGTCGGGAAATATTTTACTCGCATTACGTCATCCGCGTTGCAAAAGTAGAACGTGACTACAGCTTTGAAAAAGCAGACATGCAAATTTGA
- a CDS encoding GntR family transcriptional regulator, with product MKNMKVMAVNESQADIAYRSLERMIVTLALEPGMVVNERALIDATGMGRTPVREAIQRLALEGFFEIRPRSGVRVADLEPQDFARVLDVRQGIEVLLARDAARFAGAVDIDRMKMAAETLKKSAEENDPYNFLDADKLFDETLGKAAGNIFAARVVEPLQTHSRRFWFRLYRGQEAIINSANAHISLIEGIVSGKPDVAGNRAMKLMEHLRKMVP from the coding sequence ATGAAAAATATGAAAGTAATGGCGGTCAATGAAAGTCAGGCGGACATAGCTTATAGAAGTCTGGAACGCATGATTGTGACATTGGCTCTCGAGCCGGGTATGGTGGTCAATGAACGTGCACTGATCGATGCAACCGGAATGGGGCGCACTCCTGTCAGGGAGGCTATACAGCGTTTGGCATTGGAAGGTTTTTTTGAAATTCGCCCCCGTTCAGGAGTTCGTGTTGCCGATCTTGAACCTCAGGACTTTGCCCGTGTGCTTGACGTACGTCAGGGTATAGAAGTTCTGCTTGCACGGGATGCTGCGCGTTTTGCCGGAGCCGTTGATATTGATCGAATGAAAATGGCGGCAGAAACTTTGAAAAAGTCGGCTGAAGAAAATGATCCTTATAACTTTTTGGATGCGGACAAGCTTTTTGATGAAACATTGGGCAAAGCCGCAGGCAATATATTTGCAGCTCGGGTTGTCGAACCTTTGCAAACCCATTCCAGACGTTTCTGGTTCCGTCTCTACCGCGGACAGGAAGCTATTATAAACTCTGCCAATGCACATATTTCACTGATTGAAGGGATTGTCAGCGGTAAGCCGGATGTAGCTGGCAATAGAGCAATGAAACTGATGGAACATTTACGAAAAATGGTCCCGTGA
- a CDS encoding FAD-binding oxidoreductase: MQAKKSVSIIGGGIVGVATAAILSENGYDVTVIDRSGICEETSAGNAGAFAFTDVLPIASKGILRKLPGWMMDPLGPFTIRPTYLPKLMPWFIRFWKASRKKAQLETIKAQVAIMRLAEQEMMGLLTRAELLDKLGTEGELEVYESEKEFQAALPSWNWRESFGIKVRHINSDELHDMVPGLSKQFVKASYVPSWRNVKDPKLFGKALWSYASGLGAKFIKLPVLDLSQDEGGVTLTTGAEKIRSDFVVVACGAWSNTFARLLGDNIPLDTERGYNTTLPVDSLKLQHQVTFGGHGFVVVPLSTGIRVGGAVEMGGLELPPNFKRSQAMLKKAKEFFPDLKLENGVEWMGYRPSIPDGLPVIDYAKNSRRILYAFGHGHLGLTQSAATARLIHNLIEHKEPALSIYPFRAGRF; the protein is encoded by the coding sequence ATGCAGGCGAAAAAGTCGGTTTCAATAATCGGAGGCGGTATTGTCGGCGTCGCTACGGCTGCCATTCTTTCTGAAAACGGATATGATGTTACCGTCATTGACAGAAGCGGGATATGTGAAGAAACAAGTGCAGGAAATGCGGGGGCATTTGCCTTTACCGACGTATTACCGATTGCGTCAAAAGGTATATTAAGGAAACTACCCGGATGGATGATGGATCCCTTGGGACCGTTCACAATCCGTCCTACATACTTGCCAAAACTTATGCCTTGGTTCATTCGTTTCTGGAAGGCAAGCCGGAAAAAAGCCCAATTGGAAACCATCAAAGCCCAAGTTGCAATCATGCGTCTTGCAGAGCAAGAAATGATGGGTTTGCTCACCAGAGCGGAACTTTTGGACAAACTCGGAACCGAAGGTGAACTCGAGGTTTATGAAAGCGAAAAAGAATTTCAGGCAGCACTTCCAAGTTGGAATTGGCGTGAAAGTTTCGGCATAAAAGTACGCCATATCAATTCTGATGAATTGCACGATATGGTTCCCGGCCTTTCAAAACAATTTGTAAAAGCTTCCTATGTTCCTTCCTGGCGCAATGTGAAGGACCCGAAATTGTTCGGTAAAGCCCTGTGGTCCTATGCGAGTGGACTGGGCGCAAAATTTATCAAATTGCCGGTTCTTGATCTATCCCAAGATGAAGGCGGCGTCACACTGACAACCGGCGCGGAAAAAATCCGGAGCGATTTTGTGGTTGTCGCTTGTGGTGCGTGGTCAAACACTTTTGCCCGCCTTCTCGGCGATAATATACCACTTGATACCGAACGCGGTTATAATACGACATTACCGGTTGATAGTCTCAAGCTTCAACATCAGGTAACCTTTGGTGGTCATGGTTTTGTTGTTGTTCCGCTCAGTACCGGAATAAGAGTTGGCGGAGCAGTCGAAATGGGCGGGCTCGAGCTGCCTCCCAATTTTAAACGCTCGCAAGCCATGCTGAAAAAAGCGAAGGAATTTTTCCCCGATTTGAAGCTGGAAAACGGGGTGGAATGGATGGGGTATCGGCCGTCTATCCCCGATGGTTTACCGGTTATTGATTATGCTAAAAACAGCCGGCGAATATTATATGCTTTCGGTCATGGCCACCTTGGCTTGACTCAATCGGCAGCCACCGCCCGTCTCATACACAATCTCATTGAACATAAAGAGCCTGCTCTTTCAATTTATCCATTTCGTGCCGGGAGGTTTTGA
- a CDS encoding amino acid ABC transporter permease has translation MFTTKLTWSDLVYLSNGALVTIELTVAAMAIGTVLGIIFGFIRAGMPKISMPLAWFLDIPRCVPLPIQFVLFNSFKTVIGIKWSAFTVACFVLGLYTASYCTEVVRGGILAVPGNLRRASRSLGLSWWQDVFYIVIPLAVRVGFSGWLNLTLSVMKDTSLVFWIGIIELLRASQQLNIRLNEPFVIFFLAGIFYYVISWVVSNFGSRFENKWVIND, from the coding sequence ATGTTTACGACAAAACTAACCTGGAGCGATCTTGTCTATCTTTCAAATGGTGCTCTTGTCACGATAGAACTGACTGTGGCGGCCATGGCTATCGGTACGGTTTTAGGCATTATATTCGGTTTCATTCGCGCTGGAATGCCGAAAATATCCATGCCGCTAGCGTGGTTTCTGGACATTCCCCGTTGTGTACCGTTACCAATACAATTTGTCTTGTTCAATTCTTTCAAGACTGTTATCGGCATTAAATGGAGTGCTTTTACGGTTGCCTGCTTTGTGCTCGGCCTTTACACGGCTTCTTATTGCACCGAAGTTGTGCGGGGGGGCATTTTGGCCGTGCCGGGAAATTTGCGTAGGGCGAGCCGTTCTCTTGGTTTGAGCTGGTGGCAGGATGTTTTTTATATCGTCATACCGCTTGCGGTCAGAGTAGGCTTTTCCGGTTGGCTCAATCTTACTCTTTCGGTCATGAAAGATACCTCTCTGGTTTTCTGGATAGGAATTATCGAGCTGCTCCGCGCATCCCAACAATTGAATATAAGATTGAACGAGCCATTCGTAATCTTCTTCCTCGCAGGGATTTTTTATTACGTCATTAGTTGGGTGGTTTCCAACTTTGGTTCGCGTTTTGAAAATAAATGGGTGATAAATGATTGA
- a CDS encoding transporter substrate-binding domain-containing protein codes for MKNITRISAMGLALATGFTCEALADKVDDIISAGTLRCAVTLDFAPMGSRDANNQPIGFDVDYCNDLGKALGVKTEIVETPFPDRVPALMSDRADVVIASTSDTLERAKVVGFSIPYMVNRMIVLTRKNTGISSYEDLKGKKLGDTASTYEEGKLKADIEKWGGGSYSSYQSQNDTILAVAQGHIDATVLTESVAQLAINSGNYPDLVITGVAPYIPDYYAIATKRDEYGFINYLNLFVHQQVRTGRYAELYKKWFKNEPVDLTIPLVYR; via the coding sequence ATGAAAAACATCACACGCATTTCCGCTATGGGTTTAGCTTTGGCTACCGGTTTCACATGTGAGGCTTTGGCAGATAAAGTCGACGACATTATCAGTGCCGGAACGTTACGTTGTGCCGTAACGCTTGATTTTGCTCCCATGGGGTCACGTGATGCAAATAATCAACCGATCGGTTTTGATGTTGATTATTGTAACGATTTGGGCAAAGCCCTCGGCGTTAAAACCGAGATTGTGGAAACGCCTTTTCCTGATCGGGTGCCTGCTTTAATGTCGGATCGGGCCGATGTTGTTATCGCTTCGACATCGGACACACTTGAAAGAGCGAAAGTCGTCGGTTTTTCCATACCTTATATGGTCAACCGCATGATCGTGCTCACAAGAAAGAATACAGGTATCTCTTCTTATGAGGATTTGAAGGGTAAGAAACTCGGTGATACCGCTAGCACCTATGAAGAGGGAAAACTCAAAGCCGACATTGAAAAATGGGGTGGTGGCAGCTATAGCTCTTACCAATCACAAAACGATACAATTCTTGCTGTCGCACAAGGGCATATTGATGCAACTGTCTTGACCGAAAGCGTTGCGCAACTTGCTATCAATTCAGGTAATTATCCCGATCTCGTCATAACCGGTGTAGCACCTTATATTCCGGACTATTACGCCATTGCGACAAAACGTGACGAATACGGTTTTATCAATTATCTTAACCTTTTTGTTCACCAGCAAGTACGCACCGGTCGTTATGCCGAACTTTATAAAAAGTGGTTCAAGAACGAACCTGTCGATCTTACAATACCGCTTGTCTATCGTTGA
- a CDS encoding aconitase X, whose amino-acid sequence MQGSLQYPDPTFISGTTYIDGGACGEVLYTETPLSFWGGIDPRTGKVIDNHHPLSGQSISGKIFVLPSGRGSCTGSSIVLELLLNGKAPAALILSEMDSILLAGVLVAKIFFGHSLPVMVVQKAKFQRIAAMERVKLCHDGLMAAGEADEENGHPEELSLTEFPSLDLTSYDEELLSGKHGEAARLAMTVICKMAVFQNAKSLINVQQAHIDACIYTGKGALAFSEKLKMLDARVAVPTTLNAISIDLQNRSRQPVPEKIAVPAKRLAENYLAIGAEESFTCAPYLLCSAPLKGQEIGWAESNAVVFANSIIGAHSQKNPDFMDACIAITGRAPKTGCHIKANRMPTIRIIVEKPDVIDDSFYPLLGYQIGLISGSHIPLINGLSGLHPNRDHLKAMSAAFATTSAAPMFHIEGITAEISDNRDWLDLDLETFRIGREDLLEAWHVLNGNADNKNADNEPAYDEIDLVALGNPHFSLEEALLLAKLCQNKTRSRNTGLYITMGRHCLSELQKHQSFQILKDFGTTIITDTCWCMIGAPIIKNNHKTILTNSGKYAHYGAGLTKCAMRFSDLANCVQAAVEGKFEVKPPYWLTGHGNESKSHVQL is encoded by the coding sequence ATGCAAGGATCACTCCAATATCCAGACCCGACTTTTATTTCGGGAACAACCTATATTGATGGGGGTGCTTGTGGTGAGGTTCTCTATACAGAAACGCCATTAAGTTTTTGGGGCGGGATAGATCCTCGGACAGGGAAAGTGATTGATAATCATCATCCGCTTTCGGGCCAATCTATATCGGGCAAGATATTTGTTCTGCCATCCGGGCGTGGTTCATGTACGGGGAGCTCTATTGTTCTGGAACTGCTTCTTAACGGTAAAGCACCTGCGGCACTTATTCTCTCTGAAATGGATAGTATATTATTGGCTGGCGTTCTCGTTGCCAAAATTTTCTTTGGCCATTCTCTTCCGGTAATGGTGGTTCAAAAAGCAAAGTTTCAACGCATTGCCGCAATGGAACGGGTCAAGCTTTGCCATGATGGATTGATGGCAGCCGGAGAGGCTGATGAGGAAAATGGTCATCCCGAAGAACTTTCGCTTACAGAATTTCCGTCACTTGATCTGACATCTTATGACGAAGAATTGCTTTCGGGAAAACATGGCGAAGCTGCTCGACTTGCCATGACAGTTATTTGTAAAATGGCTGTTTTTCAAAATGCAAAATCTCTCATCAATGTGCAACAAGCACATATTGACGCCTGTATTTATACCGGCAAAGGCGCGCTCGCTTTTTCGGAAAAGCTGAAAATGCTTGATGCCAGAGTGGCCGTTCCGACAACGCTGAATGCTATTTCAATTGATCTTCAAAATAGAAGCCGTCAGCCGGTTCCAGAAAAGATTGCCGTTCCGGCGAAACGTCTTGCCGAAAATTATTTGGCAATCGGAGCCGAGGAAAGCTTCACTTGTGCTCCGTATCTGCTTTGTTCCGCCCCGTTGAAAGGGCAGGAAATCGGTTGGGCAGAATCGAATGCAGTAGTTTTTGCCAATAGTATTATCGGGGCTCATAGCCAAAAAAATCCGGACTTTATGGATGCTTGTATTGCAATTACCGGACGCGCACCGAAGACAGGATGCCATATAAAAGCCAACAGGATGCCAACCATCCGAATTATTGTTGAAAAGCCGGACGTTATTGATGACTCTTTCTATCCTTTGCTTGGCTACCAGATAGGGCTGATTTCGGGTTCTCATATACCTTTGATCAACGGTTTATCCGGACTTCATCCAAATCGGGATCATTTGAAAGCAATGTCTGCGGCATTCGCCACAACCTCTGCAGCTCCGATGTTTCATATTGAAGGTATAACAGCAGAAATTTCGGATAATCGCGATTGGCTTGACCTTGATTTGGAAACTTTTCGCATCGGGCGGGAAGATCTATTAGAGGCATGGCATGTTCTGAACGGGAATGCGGACAATAAAAATGCCGATAATGAACCGGCGTATGACGAAATCGATCTTGTAGCACTCGGCAATCCCCATTTTTCGCTCGAAGAAGCACTCCTCCTTGCAAAACTTTGTCAAAACAAAACCAGATCTCGCAATACAGGTCTTTACATTACTATGGGCCGGCATTGTTTATCAGAACTTCAAAAGCATCAATCTTTCCAAATTCTCAAAGACTTTGGTACCACAATCATAACAGATACATGTTGGTGCATGATTGGTGCGCCAATTATCAAGAATAATCATAAAACTATTCTTACAAATTCAGGGAAATATGCCCATTACGGAGCAGGATTGACAAAATGCGCTATGCGCTTTTCCGATCTTGCCAATTGCGTTCAAGCGGCAGTCGAAGGGAAATTTGAAGTAAAACCACCGTATTGGCTTACGGGTCATGGAAACGAAAGTAAAAGCCATGTTCAATTATAA